From a single Plutella xylostella chromosome 5, ilPluXylo3.1, whole genome shotgun sequence genomic region:
- the LOC105386818 gene encoding uncharacterized protein LOC105386818 translates to MSVLAEVSRLMVNTVAALPPPGPLPSSFQFQHNGSNFAIFLILFALCMMEVVVLRIITEEQARGERAPRSVTSLWFELDDD, encoded by the coding sequence ATGAGTGTGCTGGCGGAGGTGTCTCGGTTGATGGTGAACACGGTGgccgcgctgccgccgccgggcCCGCTGCCGAGCTCGTTCCAGTTCCAGCACAACGGCTCCAACTTCGCCATCTTCCTGATCCTGTTCGCACTGTGCATGATGGAGGTCGTGGTGCTGAGGATCATCACGGAGGAGCAGGCGCGGGGCGAGCGCGCGCCAAGGAGCGTCACCTCGCTGTGGTTCGAGCTAGATGATGACTGA